One segment of Oreochromis niloticus isolate F11D_XX linkage group LG8, O_niloticus_UMD_NMBU, whole genome shotgun sequence DNA contains the following:
- the cep55l gene encoding centrosomal protein of 55 kDa, with product MTSKSAKETIVAKLGFKSSSPGSKAEAELEKVKKENAHLKKKIDDLAKRHIKPPDADKSKLLERILSLETLRERNNQQLLVKEQELETLRQQPSAKGGEVVASLQAQLEQRRKEAEQRDALFQSLSQETENLKNKLATVSARCQTLETQNGQAPAADLVMIQDQLKDALEKNQQWLVYDQQREAYVQSVLARILELEQQLAQAKQQQTKQEASPEAPANLADPEKESQLKSQYDHLVSGMQKDLESQKEQVTRARQELGVHREQALKAQAELHSQREQVTRVQEEMLTLQRKYDDKCCELSSFLRKYEDKCKELEEAKMDLQAERLSNRHAVCEERKESSERADRMRVELENMDIRLEEEKRRSAELLLQVNMLQKSLLSQKEEQRRIAALEQQIQLSAKDFENEKIDRQSMQHQLHKVLKELRKARDQIANLESAKQPNARFSEPSSYNSLEFERLTIENPLGPTSPSKVTNLLDESFLECPKCRAPYPTSRHRELLTHIDYCFA from the exons ATGACATCTAAAAGTGCCAAAGAAACCATAGTTGCCAAGTTGGGTTTCAAATCCAGCAGCCCTGGCTCCAAGGCTGAGGCAGAGCTGGAAAAAGTCAAGAAAGAAAATGCTCACCTGAAAAAAAAGATTGATGACCTGGCCAAACGGCACATCAAACCGCCCGATGCGGACAAAAGCAAGCTGCTGGAG aGGATTCTTTCCCTCGAGACCTTGAGAGAGAGGAACAACCAGCAGTTGCTGGTGAAAGAGCAGGAGCTGGAAACTCTGAGACAGCAGCCGTCAGCTAAAGGAGGAGAG GTGGTGGCGTCGCTGCAAGCTCAGCTGGAGCAGCGGAGGAAAGAAGCAGAGCAGAGAGACGCGTTGTTCCAGAGTTTGTCACAGGAGACGGAGAATCTGAAAAACAAGCTGGCCACTGTTTCTGCCCGATGTCAGACTCTAGAAACCCAG AATGGACAGGCACCTGCTGCAGACCTCGTAATGATACAAGATCAACTGAAAGAT GCTCTGGAGAAGAACCAGCAGTGGCTTGTGTACGACCAGCAGAGAGAGGCCTATGTGCAGTCTGTCCTGGCCCGTATTTTAGAGCTGGAACAGCAGCTGGCTCAGGCAAAGCAGCAACAAACCAAACAAGAGGCCAGTCCAGAGG CTCCTGCCAACTTGGCAGATCCAGAAAAGGAATCTCAGCTGAAAAGCCAATATGACCACTTGGTGTCTGGGATGCAGAAAGACCTGGAGAGCCAAAAAGAGCAGGTTACCAGAGCCAGACAGGAGCTCGGTGTCCATCGGGAGCAG GCCTTGAAAGCTCAGGCTGAGCTGCACTCTCAGCGGGAGCAGGTCACCAGGGTTCAGGAGGAGATGTTGACACTGCAGAGGAAGTACGACGACAAGTGCTGCGAGCTGTCATCCTTTCTGAGGAAGTACGAAGACAAGTGCAAAGAGCTGGAGGAGGCCAAGATGGATCTGCAGGCAGAGCGACTTAGCAACAG ACATGCAGTCTGTGAGGAGAGAAAGGAGTCGTCTGAGCGTGCAGACAGAATGAGGGTGGAACTGGAGAATATGGATATCAGattggaggaggagaagaggagatCTGCTGAGCTTCTATTGCAG GTAAATATGCTGCAGAAGTCCCTCCTGAGCCAGAAGGAAGAGCAGAGAAGAATCGCAGCACTGGAGCAACAG ATCCAACTCTCTGCCAAGGACTTTGAGAATGAAAAAATTGATCGTCAGAGCATGCAGCACCAGTTACATAAGGTGCTGAAGGAGCTTCGCAAGGCCCGTGATCAGATTGCAAACCTGGAATCTGCT aAGCAGCCAAATGCTCGCTTTTCAGAGCCCAGCTCGTATAATAGCCTCGAGTTTGAGCGTCTCACTATTGAAAACCCTCTTGGCCCTACATCCCCATCTAAAGTCACCAACCTCCTGGACGAGAGTTTCCTGGAGTGCCCAAAGTGTCGGGCGCCTTATCCCACCAGTCGTCACAGGGAGCTGCTGACTCACATCGATTACTGCTTTGCGTAA
- the rbp4 gene encoding retinol-binding protein 4: protein MLRYVVALSLLALSWAQDCQVANINVMQNFDKTRYAGTWYAVGKKDPEGLFLLDNIVAQINIEEDGKMTATAQGRVIILNNWEMCAHMFATFEETADPAKFKMKYWGAASYLQTGNDDHWVIDTDYDNYAVHYSCRLVDADGTCLDGYSFIFSRHPTGLRPEDQLVVLQKKTDLCLLGKYRRVAHTGFCESGTSLDPQ from the exons ATGCTTCGGTACGTCGTAGCCCTCTCTCTCCTGGCACTGTCCTGGGCACAGGACTGCCAGGTAGCCAACATCAACGTCATGCAGAATTTTGACAAAACTAGG TACGCAGGGACATGGTATGCTGTAGGGAAGAAGGATCCAGAAGGCTTGTTCTTGCTTGACAACATCGTGGCCCAGATAAATATTGAAGAAGATGGCAAAATGACTGCCACCGCCCAGGGCAGAGTCATCATCCTCAA CAACTGGGAGATGTGTGCCCACATGTTTGCCACATTCGAGGAGACTGCTGACCCTGCAAAGTTTAAGATGAAGTACTGGGGAGCTGCATCCTACTTGCAGACAGGAA ATGATGACCACTGGGTTATTGACACTGACTATGACAACTATGCGGTCCACTACTCCTGCAGACTAGTGGACGCTGATGGCACTTGTCTAGATGGGTACTCCTTCATATTCTCTCGTCACCCAACTGGCCTGAGGCCAGAAGACCAGCTAGTTGTCCTCCAGAAGAAGACAGACCTCTGTCTGTTGGGCAAATACAGACGTGTTGCACACACCG GCTTCTGTGAGAGTGGGACATCTCTTGACCCACAGTGA